CACGGCCTGCACGCGGCGCCGTGGGCGCTGGACCGCGCGGGCGCGCACGTCGTGCGCGCCGCCAAGTTCCTGCTGTGGAGCCGGGTGGACGCCGGCCACCTGTGCCCCATGTCGATGACCTACGCGGTGATCCCCTCGCTACGGCGGGCTCCCGCCGTGGCCGCCGAGTGGGAGCCGCGGGTCACCGCCGCCGTGTACGACCCGCGCCTGGTCCCGGCCGACCAGAAGGCGGGCGCGCTGTTCGGGATGGCCATGACCGAGAAGCAGGGCGGCTCCGACGTCCGCGCGAACTCGACGCGCGCCGTGCCGGCCGGGGACGAGGACGCCTCCCTGCTGACCGGGCACAAGTGGTTCTGCTCGGCGCCGATGTCCGACGCGTTCCTCGTGCTGGCCCAGGCACCCGAGGGGCTCAGCTGCTTCCTGGTCCCCCGCCACACCCCCGACGGGGCGCGCAACCCCTTCCGGCTGCAGCGGCTGAAGGACAAGCTCGGCGACCGCTCGAACGCCTCCGCCGAGGTCGAGCTCGCCGACACCTGGGGCCGGCGGATCGGCGAGGAGGGCCGGGGGGTGGCCACCATCATCGAGATGGTCGCCCACACCCGCCTGGACTGCGCGGTCGGGGCGGCCGCGGGCATGCGCCACGGGCTGGCCGAGGCCGCCTGGCACGTGGCGCACCGTCGGGCGTTCGGGGCGCGGCTGGCCGACCAGCCCCTGATGCGCGCGGTCGTCGCCGACCTCGCCGTCGAGTCCGAGGCGGCCACCGCGCTGGCGCTGCGCCTGGCTCGCGCCTTCGACGCCGCCGCGGGCGACGCGCACGAGGCCGGCCTGCGGCGCCTGGCGATGCCGGTGGCGAAGTACTGGCTGTGCAAGCGCGCGCCGGTGCACGCCGCCGAGGCGCTCGAGTGCCTGGGCGGCAACGGCTACGTCGAGGAGTCGGGCATGCCGCGGCTGTTCCGCCAGAGCCCGCTGAACGGCATCTGGGAGGGCTCGGGCAACGTGCAGTGCCTGGACGTGCTGCGCGCGCTGGTGCGCTCGCCGGAGTCCGTGGAGGCGTTCCTCGCCGAGGTCGATGGGGCCGCGGGCGCAGACCGGCACCTGGACACCGCGGCGCAGGGTCTGCGCGCCGCCCTGACGGACGGGGCCGAGGCCACCGCCCGCTCCACCGCTGAGGCCACCGCCCGCGTCACGGTGGAGCGCATGGCGCTGGTGCTGCAGGCCGCGCTCCTGGTCCGCCACGGCGACCCCGCGGTCGCCGACGCGTTCGTGCGCACCCGCCTCGCCGGGCAGGGCGGCCGGGCGTTCGGGACCCTGCCCACGGGGGCGGACCTCCCCCGCATCCTCGCCAGGGCCCACCCGGCGCTCGCCTGACCCGCACATCCTCGCCACCCGCCGGCCCGGCCCGGGCCCTGACCCCTCCGTTCAGGTCTCGCCGCTGGTGACCCGCAGGACCCGCAGGCGGTGGCCCGCGTACAGGGTGGCGCCCACCGTCACGGCCAGCAGCAACGCGACGGCGGCGCCGAAGCTCACCGCCGATGACACACCCAGCGGCTGTGCCGCGGCGCCGAGCAGCCGCTCGGTGACGGCCAGCGCCCACTGCTGGATGCTCAGCACCTGGGCTCCCGGGACGAACCCGCCGATCAGCGACTCCCAGATCAGCGCGTACAGCAGGCCGACCACCACCGCGTTGCGGGTGACCACCGCGAGCAGGAGGAACACCGCGCAGTACGCGACCCCGGCGACGAGCGCGCCGACGCCGTAGGCCACCGCGAGCCTGTCCGCACCGCCCCACAGCACCAGCCCGGCCACCAGCATCGGCACCGCAGCGACAGCCGTGACGACCCCCACCGACACCGCCAGCTTCGATGTGACGATCGTGGAGCGCCGCAGGGGCTTCGCCAGCAGGTAGACCACCGACCCGTCGTCGATCTCGGGGCCGATCGCCCCGGTGCCGGCGATCAGGGCCAGCAGCGGCACGATGGTCCCGAGCCCGAAGCCACCGAGCAACCCGATCGTGGCGCCGTCACCGACCCCGGCGAACACCCGCAGCGTCACGGACAGCAGCAGCAGGATGGCCGGCAGCGCCAGCAGCAC
This is a stretch of genomic DNA from Egibacteraceae bacterium. It encodes these proteins:
- a CDS encoding acyl-CoA dehydrogenase family protein — its product is MPTHEVTNQPPPRTGDTYAEDVALAEAVAREGGAWADDELHALGALAGDPAWHDRGRAANEHRPELRTHDRFGHRIDEVAYHPAYHDLMHTAVGHGLHAAPWALDRAGAHVVRAAKFLLWSRVDAGHLCPMSMTYAVIPSLRRAPAVAAEWEPRVTAAVYDPRLVPADQKAGALFGMAMTEKQGGSDVRANSTRAVPAGDEDASLLTGHKWFCSAPMSDAFLVLAQAPEGLSCFLVPRHTPDGARNPFRLQRLKDKLGDRSNASAEVELADTWGRRIGEEGRGVATIIEMVAHTRLDCAVGAAAGMRHGLAEAAWHVAHRRAFGARLADQPLMRAVVADLAVESEAATALALRLARAFDAAAGDAHEAGLRRLAMPVAKYWLCKRAPVHAAEALECLGGNGYVEESGMPRLFRQSPLNGIWEGSGNVQCLDVLRALVRSPESVEAFLAEVDGAAGADRHLDTAAQGLRAALTDGAEATARSTAEATARVTVERMALVLQAALLVRHGDPAVADAFVRTRLAGQGGRAFGTLPTGADLPRILARAHPALA
- a CDS encoding ABC transporter permease subunit, with translation MNATVAQLTARSLLGRRRALVLLALPAILLLLSVTLRVFAGVGDGATIGLLGGFGLGTIVPLLALIAGTGAIGPEIDDGSVVYLLAKPLRRSTIVTSKLAVSVGVVTAVAAVPMLVAGLVLWGGADRLAVAYGVGALVAGVAYCAVFLLLAVVTRNAVVVGLLYALIWESLIGGFVPGAQVLSIQQWALAVTERLLGAAAQPLGVSSAVSFGAAVALLLAVTVGATLYAGHRLRVLRVTSGET